One part of the Vicia villosa cultivar HV-30 ecotype Madison, WI linkage group LG6, Vvil1.0, whole genome shotgun sequence genome encodes these proteins:
- the LOC131609185 gene encoding uncharacterized protein LOC131609185, protein MIKDSQVSNAWSGSKLLINEDIQEISEFLSKLPANEQSQKPSQSAKSMSLWSGGSQFTTLEKFVHKAKCIPLSQFCKIKQDMLCVTVGTTTKFYVSNHGRFYYGCTKCSVKATDLNNPYQCVCGENVHKPIPRYKVDIYVYDGESKFRFVFWDADCEQIIGQSADSMHKSMLENGEDDPMVYPDELDMLLEKKMALRAKVQPTFGQASVWKFSYDEEFVSQIEKDYIADEVFQFIVIRLNILN, encoded by the exons ATGATCAAGGATTCTCAgg TATCCAATGCATGGAGTGGTTCAAAGCTGCTAATCAACGAAGACATCCAGGagatttctgagtttttgtcAAA GTTGCCTGCAAATGAGCAATCCCAAAAGCCTTCGCAATCTGCCAAATCCATGTCTCTTTGGTCTGGTGGATCTCAGTTTACAACACTTGAAAAATTTGTTCATAAGGCAAAGTGCATTCCTTTGAGTCAATTCTGCAAAATCAAACAA gacATGTTATGTGTTACTGTTGGAACTACCACGAAATTTTATGTATCCAACCATGGTCGGTTTTACTATGGATGCACAAAGTGCTCTGTGAAGGCTACTGATTTGAACAATCCATACCAGTGTGTGTGTGGCGAAAATGTTCACAAACCCATACCAAG GTACAAAGTTGATATATATGTTTATGACGGTGAATCAAAGTTCCGGTTTGTATTTTGGGATGCCGACTGTGAGCAGATTATAGGACAATCTGCTGATAGCATGCATAAATCAATGTTAGAG AATGGTGAAGATGATCCCATGGTTTATCCTGACGAGCTTGACATGTTGTTGGAGAAGAAAATGGCTTTGAGAGCTAAAGTACAGCCAACCTTTGGGCAAGCATCTGTTTGGAAGTTTTCTTATGATGAAGAATTTGTCAGTCAAATTGAAAAGGATTATATTGCTGATGAGGTTTTTCAGTTTATAGTAATCCGCTTGAATATCTTAAATTAA
- the LOC131613725 gene encoding vesicle-associated protein 1-2-like, whose protein sequence is MQAQEETPPNIQCKDKFLIQSIVAKMGATTEDITSEMFNKNSGSKIEECKLRVIFVEPSQPSSRIQEESVEYLSSRSDQAAALILKLIEERDSAIKQNNRLEQELEFLRSKANNDGYIKQACQ, encoded by the exons ATGCAAGCTCAAGAAGAAACACCTCCTAACATACAATGCAAAGATAAATTTCTAATTCAGAGCATAGTTGCAAAGATGGGAGCAACCACAGAAGATATTACTTCAGAAATG TTTAATAAAAACTCGGGTTCTAAAATTGAAGAGTGCAAACTAAGAGTTATTTTTGTTGAACCTTCTCAACCATCATCTCGAATTCAAGAAGAATCGGTTGAATATTTATCTTCTCGCTCAGATCag GCAGCTGcacttattttaaaattaattgaggaGAGGGATAGTGCTATTAAGCAAAATAATAGACTGGAGCAAGAACTG gagtttttgagGAGTAAAGCCAACAATGACGGTTATATAAAGCAGGCATGTCAATGA